A genomic region of Noviherbaspirillum sp. L7-7A contains the following coding sequences:
- a CDS encoding ribonucleoside-diphosphate reductase subunit alpha, with amino-acid sequence MYSSQEISSKTGAEPAVNSSLSAVAGVMPASNNSADYRILRRNGAVVGFEPSKISIAMTKAFLAVNGGHGAASARVRELVEQLTDSVVAALMRRQPAGGTFHIEDVQDQVELALMRSGEHDVARAYVLYRAKRMEERAQQQAARAAVPGAPQLHVIESGQRRLLDMEQVRTLITAACIGLEKHVDAEAILAETVKNLYDGVPVEELHKSAILAARALMETDPAYSLVTARLLMHTIRKEVFGQEVAQADAAAHYLQYFPRFIQKGIEAELLDTKLAEFDLDRLAKAIKPERDLQFGYIGLQTLYDRYFLHIRDIRIEMPQAFYMRVAMGLSLNEAKREERAIEFYNLLSSFDFMSSTPTLFNSGTLRSQLSSCYLTTVSDDLEGIYESIKDNALLAKFAGGLGNDWTPVRALGAHIKGTNGKSQGVVPFLKVVNDTAVAVNQGGKRKGAVCAYLETWHMDIEEFLDLRKNTGDDRRRTHDMNTANWIPDLFMKRVMEKGEWTLFSPSDVPDLHDKVGRAFEQAYLGYEARAASGELRLFRKVQALDLWRKMLSMLFETGHPWITFKDPCNIRSPQQHVGVVHSSNLCTEITLNTNDAEIAVCNLGSVNLPAHMKNGQLDHAKLQQTVRTAMRMLDNVIDINYYAVKKARDSNMRHRPVGLGIMGFQDCLHMMRVPYASNAAVEFADRSMEAVCYYAYYASTELAEERGRYSTYQGSLWDRGILPQDSLKLLAEERGGYLEVDGSSTMDWSALRGRIAQHGMRNSNCVAIAPTATISNIIGVSACIEPTYQNLYVKSNLSGEFTEINEHLVRDLKARGLWDEVMVSDLKYFDGSLARIDRIPQDLRELYATAFEVEPKWLVEAASRRQKWIDQAQSLNIYMAGASGKKLDETYKLAWLRGLKTTYYLRTIGATHTEKSTTRTGALNAVNSDGGASGGLMSHAAAAAAMAAQEPEGPACMLRPGDDGFEECEACQ; translated from the coding sequence GTGTACTCATCCCAGGAAATTTCCAGCAAGACAGGCGCAGAACCGGCCGTCAATTCGTCCCTGTCCGCCGTTGCCGGCGTGATGCCCGCCAGCAATAATTCAGCGGATTACCGTATCCTGCGCCGAAATGGTGCGGTCGTCGGTTTCGAGCCCTCCAAGATCTCCATCGCCATGACCAAGGCGTTTCTGGCGGTCAATGGCGGCCATGGCGCCGCTTCCGCCCGTGTGCGTGAACTGGTCGAGCAACTGACCGACAGCGTGGTGGCTGCCCTGATGCGCCGCCAGCCGGCCGGCGGCACCTTCCATATCGAAGACGTGCAGGACCAGGTGGAACTGGCGCTGATGCGTTCCGGCGAGCATGACGTCGCCCGCGCCTACGTGCTGTACCGTGCCAAGCGCATGGAAGAGCGCGCGCAGCAGCAGGCCGCCCGTGCCGCCGTGCCTGGCGCGCCGCAACTGCATGTGATCGAAAGCGGCCAGCGCCGCCTGCTGGACATGGAACAGGTCCGCACCCTGATCACCGCCGCCTGCATCGGCCTGGAAAAGCATGTCGACGCCGAAGCCATCCTGGCTGAAACGGTAAAGAACCTGTACGACGGCGTGCCGGTGGAAGAACTGCACAAGTCAGCCATTTTGGCTGCCCGCGCGCTGATGGAAACGGACCCGGCCTACAGCCTGGTTACCGCACGCCTGTTGATGCACACCATCCGCAAGGAAGTGTTTGGCCAGGAAGTTGCCCAGGCCGACGCTGCCGCCCACTACCTGCAATACTTCCCGCGCTTCATCCAGAAGGGTATCGAAGCCGAACTGCTCGACACCAAACTGGCCGAGTTCGACCTCGACCGCCTGGCCAAGGCCATCAAGCCCGAGCGTGACCTGCAATTCGGCTATATCGGCCTGCAGACCCTGTATGACCGCTACTTCCTGCACATCCGCGACATCCGCATCGAAATGCCGCAGGCTTTCTACATGCGCGTGGCGATGGGCCTGTCGCTGAACGAAGCCAAGCGTGAAGAGCGCGCCATCGAGTTCTACAACCTGCTGTCGTCGTTCGACTTCATGAGCTCGACCCCGACCCTGTTCAACTCTGGGACGCTGCGCTCGCAGCTGTCTTCCTGCTACCTGACCACGGTGTCGGACGATCTAGAAGGCATTTACGAATCGATCAAGGACAATGCGCTGCTGGCCAAGTTCGCCGGCGGCCTGGGCAATGACTGGACCCCGGTGCGCGCGCTGGGTGCCCACATCAAGGGCACCAATGGCAAGAGCCAGGGCGTGGTGCCGTTCCTGAAGGTGGTCAACGACACCGCCGTGGCAGTGAATCAGGGCGGCAAGCGCAAGGGCGCAGTCTGCGCCTACCTGGAAACCTGGCACATGGACATCGAGGAATTCCTCGACCTGCGCAAGAACACCGGCGACGACCGCCGCCGCACCCACGACATGAACACCGCGAACTGGATTCCCGACCTGTTCATGAAGCGCGTGATGGAAAAGGGCGAGTGGACCCTGTTCTCGCCGAGCGACGTGCCGGACCTGCACGACAAGGTTGGCCGCGCCTTCGAGCAGGCCTACCTCGGCTATGAAGCCCGTGCTGCTAGCGGCGAACTGCGCCTGTTCAGGAAGGTCCAGGCGCTGGACCTGTGGCGCAAGATGCTGTCGATGCTGTTTGAAACCGGCCATCCCTGGATTACCTTCAAGGATCCGTGCAACATCCGCTCGCCACAGCAGCACGTGGGCGTGGTGCACAGCTCCAATCTCTGCACCGAGATTACCCTTAATACCAACGATGCCGAGATCGCAGTCTGCAACCTGGGTTCGGTCAACCTGCCGGCGCATATGAAGAATGGCCAGCTCGACCATGCCAAGCTGCAGCAGACCGTCCGCACCGCAATGCGCATGCTCGACAACGTGATCGACATCAACTACTACGCGGTGAAGAAGGCGCGCGACTCCAACATGCGCCATCGCCCGGTGGGCCTGGGCATCATGGGCTTCCAGGACTGCCTGCACATGATGCGGGTGCCGTATGCCTCCAACGCGGCAGTGGAATTTGCCGACCGTTCGATGGAAGCAGTCTGCTACTACGCCTACTATGCATCGACCGAACTGGCGGAAGAGCGCGGCCGCTACAGCACCTACCAGGGCTCGCTGTGGGACCGCGGCATCCTGCCGCAGGACTCGCTGAAGCTGCTGGCCGAAGAGCGCGGCGGCTACCTGGAAGTCGACGGCAGCTCCACCATGGACTGGAGCGCGCTGCGCGGCCGCATCGCCCAGCACGGCATGCGCAACTCCAACTGCGTGGCGATCGCGCCGACGGCGACGATTTCCAACATCATCGGCGTGTCGGCATGCATCGAGCCGACCTACCAGAACCTGTATGTGAAATCCAACCTGTCCGGCGAGTTCACCGAGATCAACGAGCACCTGGTGCGCGACCTGAAGGCGCGTGGCCTGTGGGATGAAGTGATGGTCTCCGACCTGAAATACTTCGACGGCAGCCTGGCCCGCATCGACCGCATCCCGCAGGACCTGCGCGAGCTGTATGCCACCGCGTTCGAAGTCGAGCCGAAGTGGCTGGTGGAAGCGGCGTCGCGTCGCCAGAAGTGGATCGACCAGGCGCAATCGCTCAACATCTACATGGCGGGCGCCTCGGGCAAGAAGCTCGATGAAACCTACAAGCTGGCATGGCTGCGTGGCCTGAAGACCACTTACTACCTGCGCACCATAGGCGCCACGCATACCGAGAAGTCCACCACCCGCACCGGCGCGCTGAATGCGGTCAACAGCGACGGCGGCGCGAGCGGCGGCCTGATGTCGCATGCGGCAGCAGCGGCGGCGATGGCAGCGCAGGAACCGGAAGGCCCGGCCTGCATGCTGCGTCCTGGTGATGATGGTTTCGAGGAATGCGAAGCTTGCCAGTAA
- the ampD gene encoding 1,6-anhydro-N-acetylmuramyl-L-alanine amidase AmpD, producing the protein MNESASSRGMVQLSIDPDGWCPQARRLPSPNFDARPAGVVPQLLVIHNISLPPDQFGGPYIDGLFTNTLDHAVHPYFDQLRPLRVSAHFLIDRNGLVTQFVAAHARAWHAGLSSFEGRDKCNDFSIGIELEGSDFVPFEAAQYDSLAALTLALRRRYSLRAVAGHEHIAPGRKTDPGPFFDWLRYRQSCSAATYLPPLRFAMLA; encoded by the coding sequence ATGAATGAGTCCGCGTCATCCAGGGGCATGGTGCAGCTGTCCATTGATCCGGACGGCTGGTGCCCGCAGGCGAGGCGCCTGCCATCGCCGAACTTCGACGCCCGGCCGGCGGGCGTAGTGCCTCAATTGCTGGTAATCCATAACATCAGCTTGCCGCCTGACCAGTTTGGCGGCCCGTATATCGATGGCCTGTTTACCAACACCCTGGACCATGCGGTCCATCCGTATTTCGATCAGCTGCGTCCCCTGCGGGTCTCCGCTCATTTTCTGATTGATCGAAACGGGCTGGTGACACAATTCGTCGCGGCACATGCACGCGCCTGGCATGCCGGCCTGTCCAGCTTCGAGGGTCGGGATAAGTGTAATGATTTTTCGATCGGCATCGAACTCGAAGGCAGCGACTTCGTGCCGTTCGAAGCCGCGCAATACGACAGCCTGGCGGCACTGACACTTGCGCTGCGGCGTCGTTACAGCCTGCGGGCGGTGGCGGGGCATGAGCATATCGCGCCGGGTCGCAAGACCGATCCGGGGCCGTTTTTCGATTGGCTGCGCTACAGGCAGTCATGCTCTGCGGCAACGTACCTGCCGCCGCTGCGATTTGCCATGCTGGCCTGA
- a CDS encoding sigma-54 dependent transcriptional regulator, with the protein MPPPRILIVDDEADLRELLDITFLKMGLDSDCAATLAEARNYLARNAYAMVLTDMRLPDGLGIELVREVAAGYRNTPIAVITAFGSADNAVAALKAGAFDYLSKPVALDQLRVMVQSALKLAPAAATPAAAPSGAAGPALRLLGESEALRNVRTQIVRLARSMAPVAITGESGSGKELAARDIHAQSARADKPFVAVNCGAIPEALMEAEFFGYRKGAFTGAAEDRDGFFQAANGGTLMLDEVADLPLPMQVKLLRAIQERRVRKVGSTVEEPVDVRLISATHQNLAACVEAGKFRQDLYYRLNVIELGLPPLRERKDDIGLLAQAVLQRLTGSTQTRLSPAALDALLAHSFPGNVRELENVLERALAFASGDTIEPQDLALKPATPAAAGAATAPRIEPVPEEATAPTQPAPAETWPPAAPAPLPGSLPDHLDKVERALIRETLMRTANNPAQAASLLGLTLRQLRYRMQRLEMGDDE; encoded by the coding sequence ATGCCACCACCCCGCATATTAATCGTCGACGATGAAGCAGACCTGCGCGAACTGCTCGACATCACCTTTCTGAAAATGGGGCTGGACAGCGACTGCGCCGCCACCTTGGCAGAGGCCAGGAATTACCTGGCGCGCAATGCCTATGCGATGGTATTGACAGACATGCGCCTGCCCGACGGCCTGGGCATCGAGCTGGTGCGCGAAGTCGCAGCCGGCTACCGCAACACGCCGATTGCCGTAATCACCGCCTTTGGCAGCGCCGACAATGCGGTGGCGGCGCTGAAGGCGGGCGCTTTTGATTACCTGTCCAAGCCGGTTGCGCTGGACCAGTTGCGCGTCATGGTGCAGTCAGCCCTGAAACTGGCGCCGGCGGCGGCCACCCCGGCTGCCGCGCCCTCCGGGGCGGCAGGGCCGGCATTGCGGCTGCTGGGCGAATCGGAGGCGCTGCGCAATGTGCGCACCCAGATCGTACGGCTGGCGCGCAGCATGGCGCCGGTGGCCATTACCGGCGAATCGGGCTCGGGCAAGGAACTGGCGGCCCGCGATATCCATGCGCAAAGCGCGCGGGCCGACAAGCCGTTTGTTGCGGTCAATTGCGGCGCCATTCCGGAAGCGCTGATGGAAGCCGAGTTCTTTGGCTACCGCAAGGGCGCCTTCACCGGCGCCGCCGAGGATCGCGACGGCTTCTTCCAGGCAGCCAATGGCGGCACGTTGATGCTCGACGAGGTGGCTGATCTGCCGCTGCCGATGCAGGTCAAGCTGCTGCGCGCCATCCAGGAACGCCGGGTGCGCAAGGTCGGCTCGACGGTGGAGGAGCCGGTGGATGTGCGATTGATCAGCGCAACCCATCAGAACCTGGCTGCCTGCGTCGAGGCCGGCAAGTTCCGACAGGACCTGTACTACCGGCTCAATGTGATTGAACTCGGCCTGCCGCCGCTGCGCGAGCGCAAGGATGATATCGGCCTGCTGGCACAGGCTGTGCTGCAGCGGCTGACCGGTTCGACGCAGACCCGATTGTCCCCAGCCGCGCTGGATGCACTGCTGGCGCACAGCTTTCCCGGGAATGTGCGTGAGCTGGAAAATGTGCTGGAACGGGCGCTGGCCTTTGCCAGTGGAGACACGATAGAGCCGCAGGACCTGGCGCTGAAGCCGGCGACGCCTGCGGCTGCCGGCGCTGCCACTGCGCCGAGAATCGAGCCCGTGCCTGAGGAAGCGACTGCGCCGACGCAGCCAGCGCCTGCTGAAACCTGGCCGCCGGCTGCGCCTGCCCCGCTGCCCGGCTCGCTGCCGGATCATCTGGACAAGGTGGAGCGCGCGCTGATCCGGGAAACGCTGATGCGAACGGCGAATAATCCGGCACAGGCCGCCAGCCTGCTCGGGCTGACGCTGCGCCAGCTGCGGTATCGCATGCAACGACTGGAGATGGGCGACGATGAATGA
- a CDS encoding ATP-binding protein, with product MSAVAGSLRPSNRETLWRTLQTFNVTRIAIAVVLLAYLSINARQGFWMVEGFLYRQICGVYLALAVGLGVVTIWRRQRLLLQLTVGVLADIIFISTLYVAAGGARSGLAILYLFPLAGSAVLAPMVLALFFTALAALAMLLESAYQLLNFPAESTISQAGLYGAAFFSAVYVLNRLAGRLIRQEQLATQHHEGLQTQQAINQLVIADMGDGVLVMGTDTTIFIVNPAAERMLGLSGSAAQGRLVDIEWLAPVADAYHAWAGNSAAALAFVMLKPAEERMTHLRLRFASTGATGNERIVVFLQDVGEIENRAQELKLASMGRLTASIAHEVRNPLSAISHANSLIAEDATDPVQLRLVNIINDNVSRLNRMIEDILRLSRKAQPGNEPVRLAALVPQMVEEFRDAQALRPGLIHVGMLDDCKVLFDPLHLREVIVNLLSNALRYASGQDASIRLFMVTGSAQRRELHVQDDGAAITPQVRAHLFEPFYTTSSKGTGLGLYVARELCMNNGAMLDYEYRSDAWNQAPAQASGRFVITLATPDA from the coding sequence ATGAGCGCTGTCGCCGGCAGCCTGCGGCCAAGCAATCGGGAAACCCTCTGGCGCACGCTGCAAACCTTTAACGTCACCCGGATCGCCATCGCCGTGGTCCTGCTGGCCTATCTCAGCATCAATGCCCGCCAGGGTTTCTGGATGGTGGAGGGATTTCTCTACCGGCAGATCTGTGGCGTCTATCTTGCGCTTGCCGTGGGCCTGGGTGTTGTCACGATCTGGCGCCGCCAGCGCCTGCTGCTGCAGCTTACCGTGGGCGTGCTGGCCGATATCATTTTCATCAGCACGCTTTATGTGGCCGCTGGCGGCGCCCGGAGCGGCCTTGCCATCCTCTATCTGTTTCCGCTGGCCGGCAGCGCGGTTCTGGCACCGATGGTGCTGGCGCTGTTTTTCACGGCGCTGGCGGCGCTGGCCATGCTGCTCGAAAGCGCCTATCAACTGCTTAACTTTCCTGCCGAGTCAACGATTTCCCAGGCCGGGCTGTATGGCGCCGCATTCTTCTCCGCCGTCTATGTGTTGAACCGGCTGGCGGGCCGGCTGATACGGCAGGAGCAGCTGGCGACGCAGCACCACGAGGGGCTGCAGACGCAGCAGGCGATCAACCAGCTGGTCATTGCCGACATGGGCGATGGCGTGCTGGTCATGGGCACGGATACGACGATTTTCATCGTCAATCCGGCCGCCGAGCGCATGCTGGGCCTGTCCGGTTCCGCTGCGCAGGGCCGCCTGGTCGACATCGAGTGGCTGGCGCCGGTGGCCGATGCCTACCATGCCTGGGCCGGCAATAGCGCCGCTGCGCTGGCATTCGTGATGCTCAAGCCGGCGGAAGAGCGGATGACGCATCTTCGGCTGCGCTTTGCCAGCACCGGCGCCACCGGCAACGAGCGCATCGTGGTGTTCCTGCAGGATGTGGGCGAGATTGAAAACCGGGCGCAGGAACTGAAGCTGGCGTCCATGGGCCGCCTGACTGCCAGCATCGCCCATGAAGTGCGCAACCCGCTGTCGGCCATCTCCCATGCCAATTCCCTCATCGCCGAGGATGCCACCGACCCCGTGCAACTGCGCCTGGTCAACATCATCAATGACAACGTCAGCCGCCTGAACCGGATGATCGAGGACATTCTGCGGCTCTCGCGCAAGGCGCAGCCAGGCAATGAACCGGTGCGGCTGGCGGCGCTGGTGCCGCAGATGGTGGAGGAATTCCGCGACGCGCAGGCGCTGCGGCCCGGCCTGATTCATGTGGGCATGCTGGATGACTGCAAGGTGCTGTTCGATCCGCTGCATCTGCGCGAAGTGATCGTCAACCTGCTGTCCAATGCGCTGCGCTACGCCAGCGGCCAGGATGCGTCGATCCGGCTGTTCATGGTCACCGGATCGGCGCAGCGGCGCGAATTGCATGTGCAGGACGACGGCGCCGCCATCACACCCCAGGTGCGGGCGCATCTGTTCGAGCCCTTCTACACCACGTCGAGCAAGGGCACCGGCCTGGGCCTGTATGTGGCGCGCGAACTCTGCATGAACAATGGCGCCATGCTCGACTATGAATACCGCAGCGACGCCTGGAATCAGGCGCCGGCCCAAGCCAGCGGCCGCTTTGTGATTACCCTAGCCACTCCCGACGCCTGA
- a CDS encoding PP0621 family protein gives MKFLIWGVVLALVIFWLLRPKAKPVPQRKPPAAVDAPEAMLQCAECGMHFPSSEALPASTGEVFCCEEHRRHHASR, from the coding sequence ATGAAATTCCTGATATGGGGCGTGGTGCTTGCGCTCGTGATCTTCTGGCTGCTCAGGCCAAAGGCAAAGCCGGTGCCGCAGCGCAAGCCGCCGGCCGCGGTGGACGCCCCCGAAGCGATGCTGCAATGCGCTGAATGCGGCATGCACTTCCCGTCTTCGGAAGCCCTGCCCGCATCAACCGGCGAGGTGTTCTGTTGCGAAGAACACCGGCGTCATCATGCGTCGCGCTGA
- the ccsA gene encoding cytochrome c biogenesis protein CcsA, with amino-acid sequence MQNSLFFLAALIYLVCAVLPARQRTAIAAGTLLAWLVHGGALWTDMVVPGSLRLGFAVILSATLWISVAAYWLENRNFSLDSLRVLVLPSAAVAVVLPALFPGSLVALQDKPVLYGWHIAIAIMAYSSLTIAAFHAVLMAVQEASLHTRPGGRPGWFAAMIERLPALLTMERLLFRMIGFGFALLTLTVLSGIVFSEELFGQAMRWDHKTIFTLLSWLLFGSLLAGRHWRGWRGKTALSFTLSGFATLLLAYVGSRFVLEVVLHRGLA; translated from the coding sequence ATGCAAAATTCCCTTTTCTTCCTGGCTGCCCTGATCTATCTGGTGTGCGCCGTGCTGCCGGCGCGGCAGCGCACCGCAATCGCCGCCGGCACGCTGCTCGCCTGGCTGGTCCATGGCGGCGCGCTGTGGACGGACATGGTGGTGCCGGGCTCGTTGCGGCTGGGTTTTGCGGTGATCCTGTCGGCCACATTATGGATATCGGTTGCGGCCTACTGGCTGGAAAACCGCAACTTCTCGCTCGACAGCCTGCGGGTTCTGGTCTTGCCGAGCGCGGCGGTGGCCGTGGTGCTGCCGGCCCTGTTCCCGGGCAGCCTGGTGGCCCTGCAGGACAAGCCGGTGCTGTATGGCTGGCATATCGCCATCGCCATCATGGCCTACAGCTCGCTGACGATAGCCGCCTTTCATGCGGTGCTGATGGCGGTGCAGGAAGCCAGCCTGCATACCCGTCCCGGCGGCCGGCCAGGCTGGTTCGCGGCCATGATAGAACGCCTGCCGGCGCTGCTGACCATGGAGCGGCTTCTGTTCCGGATGATTGGCTTCGGCTTCGCGCTGCTGACCCTGACCGTGCTGTCCGGCATTGTCTTTTCCGAGGAATTGTTTGGCCAGGCAATGCGCTGGGACCATAAAACCATCTTCACCCTGCTTTCCTGGCTGCTGTTCGGTTCGCTTCTCGCCGGCCGGCACTGGCGCGGATGGCGCGGCAAGACCGCGCTCAGCTTTACCCTGTCTGGCTTTGCCACGCTGCTGCTGGCCTATGTCGGCAGCCGTTTCGTGCTGGAAGTGGTGCTGCACCGGGGACTGGCATGA
- the ffh gene encoding signal recognition particle protein, whose protein sequence is MLDNLTQRLAKVVKTMRGEARLTEANTADMLREVRLALLEADVALPAVREFIARVKEKALGEEVIGSLTPGQALVGVVQDQLAKLMGADLGPEASQLNFATQPPAIILMAGLQGAGKTTTVGKLAKYLREQKKKKVLTVSTDVYRPAAIGQLQTVTAQVGADFFPSQPTDKPVDIARAALDHARRHFHDVLIIDTAGRLGIDEAMMQEISALHAAVKPIETLFVVDAMLGQDAINTARAFNEALPLTGIVLTKLDGDARGGAALSVRHITGKPIKFAGVAEKLDGLEAFDAQRMANRILGMGDILALVEEARKGVDVAAAQGLADKIKGGGKFDLNDFKAQLGQMKKMGGLSNLMDKLPAQFQQAASGANMDQAEKQVRRMEGIINSMTAQERSKPELIKASRKRRIAAGAGVPVQEVNRMLAQFDQMQSMMKKLKGGGMMKMMRSMKGMMPGMR, encoded by the coding sequence ATGCTTGACAACCTGACTCAACGTCTTGCCAAAGTGGTCAAGACCATGCGCGGCGAAGCCCGCCTGACCGAAGCCAATACCGCCGACATGCTGCGCGAAGTGCGGCTGGCGCTGCTGGAAGCCGACGTCGCGCTGCCGGCGGTGCGTGAATTCATTGCGCGCGTGAAGGAAAAAGCGCTGGGAGAGGAAGTGATCGGATCGCTCACGCCCGGCCAGGCCCTGGTGGGCGTGGTCCAGGACCAGCTGGCCAAGCTGATGGGGGCCGATCTCGGCCCCGAAGCCAGCCAGCTCAATTTCGCCACCCAGCCGCCCGCCATTATCCTGATGGCCGGCCTGCAGGGCGCCGGCAAGACCACCACCGTGGGCAAGCTGGCCAAATACCTGCGCGAGCAAAAGAAGAAAAAGGTCCTGACCGTGTCGACCGACGTCTATCGTCCGGCCGCCATCGGGCAGCTGCAAACCGTCACTGCCCAGGTCGGCGCCGACTTCTTCCCTTCGCAACCCACCGACAAGCCGGTCGACATCGCCCGCGCCGCGCTCGACCATGCAAGACGTCATTTCCATGATGTGCTGATCATCGATACCGCGGGTCGCCTCGGCATCGATGAAGCCATGATGCAGGAAATCAGCGCGCTGCATGCCGCCGTCAAGCCGATCGAAACCCTGTTCGTGGTCGACGCCATGCTGGGCCAGGACGCCATCAATACCGCACGCGCCTTCAACGAAGCACTGCCGCTGACCGGCATCGTGCTGACCAAGCTCGACGGTGATGCCCGCGGCGGCGCGGCGCTGTCGGTGCGGCACATCACCGGCAAGCCGATCAAGTTCGCCGGCGTGGCCGAGAAGCTCGACGGCCTGGAAGCATTCGACGCGCAGCGCATGGCCAACCGCATCCTGGGCATGGGCGACATCCTGGCCCTGGTGGAAGAGGCGCGCAAGGGCGTCGACGTTGCCGCTGCGCAGGGCCTGGCGGACAAGATCAAGGGCGGCGGCAAGTTCGACCTCAACGACTTCAAGGCGCAATTAGGCCAGATGAAGAAAATGGGCGGCCTGTCCAACCTGATGGACAAGCTGCCGGCCCAGTTCCAGCAGGCCGCCAGCGGCGCCAACATGGACCAGGCCGAGAAGCAGGTACGGCGCATGGAAGGCATCATCAACTCGATGACGGCACAGGAACGCAGCAAGCCCGAACTCATCAAGGCCTCGCGCAAGCGCCGCATCGCCGCCGGCGCCGGCGTGCCGGTGCAGGAAGTCAACCGCATGCTGGCGCAGTTCGACCAGATGCAATCGATGATGAAGAAGCTCAAGGGCGGCGGCATGATGAAGATGATGCGCAGCATGAAAGGCATGATGCCCGGCATGCGCTGA
- a CDS encoding SWIB/MDM2 domain-containing protein: MATAKKSAATKPAAKKSAAKTAASSKSPAAKAAPAKKSSSAPVAKKAAGKTAAKAAKSASPRTPNAAFMKPLTPSDTLAAVVGNAPLPRTEVTKKVWDYIKKNKLQDEANKRNINADDKLKAVFGGKKQVSMFEMTKLISGHLK, from the coding sequence ATGGCAACAGCCAAAAAATCAGCAGCCACTAAACCGGCCGCCAAGAAGTCAGCTGCAAAAACCGCAGCTTCCAGCAAGAGCCCGGCAGCAAAAGCAGCACCCGCAAAAAAATCTTCCAGCGCTCCGGTAGCGAAAAAAGCCGCCGGCAAGACTGCCGCCAAGGCAGCCAAGTCCGCCAGCCCGCGCACCCCCAATGCCGCATTCATGAAGCCACTGACGCCGTCCGATACGCTGGCCGCCGTTGTTGGCAATGCGCCGTTGCCGCGCACTGAAGTCACCAAGAAGGTCTGGGACTACATCAAGAAGAACAAGCTGCAGGATGAAGCCAACAAGCGCAACATCAACGCAGATGACAAATTGAAGGCAGTCTTTGGCGGCAAGAAGCAGGTATCGATGTTCGAGATGACGAAACTCATTTCCGGCCACCTGAAATAA
- a CDS encoding lytic transglycosylase domain-containing protein: MRLLLASGGGAGLGLAADSHAGNQKEEALADSVRVALSRAITDSAPPKVRIDDIDQRIKYLNWLADMSERLARRLPDRQVRIEFLETLWYESTRAGLAPDLVLGLVQVESAFRKYAVSHAGARGYMQVMPFWTRVIGDGDPAKLFHMQTNLRYGCSILRLYIDMERGDLFLALGRYNGSRGRPEYPNAVQSAWKQWELKR, from the coding sequence TTGCGGCTTCTTCTGGCCTCCGGTGGCGGCGCCGGCCTCGGCCTTGCAGCCGACAGCCATGCCGGCAATCAGAAGGAGGAAGCGCTTGCCGATTCGGTCCGGGTGGCACTGTCGCGCGCCATCACCGATTCGGCGCCGCCCAAGGTGCGTATCGATGATATCGACCAGCGCATCAAGTATTTGAATTGGCTGGCCGACATGTCCGAGCGCCTGGCGCGGCGGCTGCCGGACCGCCAGGTTCGCATCGAGTTTCTGGAAACCCTGTGGTATGAATCCACACGCGCCGGGCTGGCGCCAGACCTGGTGCTGGGCCTGGTGCAGGTCGAATCGGCATTCCGGAAATATGCGGTATCCCATGCCGGCGCCCGTGGCTACATGCAGGTAATGCCTTTCTGGACCAGAGTCATCGGCGACGGCGATCCTGCCAAGCTTTTTCACATGCAGACCAACCTGCGTTACGGCTGCTCGATACTGCGGCTGTATATCGATATGGAGCGCGGCGATCTGTTCCTTGCGCTGGGCCGCTATAACGGCAGCCGCGGCAGGCCGGAGTATCCGAATGCGGTGCAAAGCGCATGGAAGCAATGGGAACTAAAGCGTTAG